In Pseudomonas sp. DNDY-54, a genomic segment contains:
- a CDS encoding MBL fold metallo-hydrolase, with the protein MIFRQLFEPVSSTYTYVLGCEDTGQAVLIDPVISATDRDLAELARLDLQLAFTLDTHIHADHITAALELKKQTGCRIAGPAIDKLPCTDVGIVEGVPFIVGSLQFTPLHTPGHTDGHFAYLLGDRLFSGDALLIDGCGRTDFQNGSADDLFHSVRNKLFTLPDDTLVYPGHDYSGRRVSTIAQEKQRNPRLGEAITLERFRDIMAELNLPYPKFIDHAVPGNRQCGVCPPDLTDNFRRYCEQVEHSPQG; encoded by the coding sequence ATGATATTTCGCCAGCTGTTTGAGCCCGTGTCGTCCACCTATACCTACGTACTCGGATGCGAGGACACCGGCCAGGCCGTGCTCATCGACCCGGTCATTTCCGCAACGGACCGCGACCTGGCCGAGCTGGCCAGGCTGGACCTGCAGCTGGCGTTCACCTTGGACACCCATATACATGCCGACCATATCACCGCCGCGCTGGAGCTAAAGAAGCAGACCGGCTGCCGTATCGCGGGGCCGGCTATCGACAAGCTGCCCTGCACGGATGTGGGCATCGTGGAAGGCGTCCCTTTCATAGTCGGCAGCCTGCAGTTCACGCCTTTGCATACCCCCGGCCACACGGACGGGCACTTCGCCTACCTCCTCGGTGATCGCCTGTTCAGCGGTGATGCGTTGCTCATCGACGGCTGCGGTAGGACTGACTTTCAGAACGGCAGCGCCGACGACCTGTTTCACAGCGTTAGAAACAAGCTGTTCACGCTGCCAGACGACACCCTGGTCTATCCCGGCCATGACTACAGTGGTCGACGAGTCTCGACCATCGCCCAGGAAAAGCAGCGCAATCCCCGACTCGGTGAAGCGATAACGTTGGAGCGCTTCCGCGACATCATGGCGGAATTGAATTTGCCTTATCCCAAGTTCATCGATCACGCCGTGCCGGGGAATCGCCAGTGCGGCGTTTGCCCACCCGACCTGACGGATAATTTCCGCCGCTATTGCGAACAGGTTGAGCACAGTCCTCAGGGTTGA
- a CDS encoding flippase has translation MTAITTVFNKLKVYLFNASWMMAERLLNIGVGFLMAILLARYLGPEQFGILAYAISMTAIFASAGHMGLAGLVVREVVQQPDKVPETLGTTFMLKLTGMTLGFALIVAYAFFFEEVGGTEFWMLLIVASAIFFQTFDVVEYWFQSQVQARYPAIAKSSAILLSSGLKLLMVFSGAGVIAFAFAHTAQFLMAAVILAILYKGTTTVSVMSWKASFAKAKELLSQGWILYVGSIFAVIYMKIDQVMLKWMVGAEEVGVYAVAAQLSEAWYFLPTAIVASFFPKLINLHAADPARFNQRFQQLFDVLFILAIAVALLVTLVAGPMISLLFGAEYQNSASILTIHIWAGVFIFMRAAFSRWILIEGALMFSLITQGLGALANIGLNMLLIPHYGGEGAAMATLISYAVASYAALLVHKKTRPVFFMMTKSIFSPFRYAFSAVGASR, from the coding sequence ATGACCGCTATCACCACCGTCTTCAACAAACTCAAAGTCTATCTATTCAACGCATCATGGATGATGGCGGAGCGGTTGCTGAACATCGGTGTGGGCTTCCTGATGGCGATCCTCCTGGCCCGTTACCTGGGGCCGGAGCAGTTCGGCATTCTCGCGTATGCCATTTCGATGACTGCAATCTTTGCGTCCGCGGGCCACATGGGCCTGGCTGGCCTGGTTGTGCGTGAAGTGGTTCAGCAGCCGGACAAGGTGCCGGAAACGCTGGGCACCACCTTTATGCTTAAGCTGACCGGCATGACGCTCGGCTTCGCGTTGATCGTCGCGTATGCGTTCTTCTTCGAAGAGGTGGGCGGCACCGAGTTCTGGATGCTCCTGATCGTCGCCTCGGCTATTTTCTTTCAGACCTTCGACGTCGTGGAGTACTGGTTCCAGTCGCAGGTGCAGGCCCGCTACCCGGCCATCGCTAAATCGAGCGCGATCCTGCTCTCGTCCGGCCTCAAGCTGTTAATGGTGTTCAGCGGCGCCGGTGTCATCGCCTTCGCGTTCGCCCACACCGCGCAATTCCTGATGGCGGCGGTGATTCTGGCAATTCTCTACAAAGGCACCACGACCGTTTCGGTGATGAGCTGGAAGGCGAGCTTCGCCAAGGCCAAGGAACTGCTCAGCCAGGGCTGGATCCTCTATGTCGGCTCGATCTTCGCGGTGATCTACATGAAGATCGACCAGGTCATGCTCAAGTGGATGGTGGGCGCCGAAGAAGTCGGCGTATATGCCGTGGCCGCGCAACTGTCGGAAGCCTGGTACTTCCTGCCGACCGCCATCGTCGCATCGTTTTTCCCCAAGCTGATCAACCTCCACGCGGCCGATCCGGCGCGCTTCAATCAACGCTTTCAGCAGCTGTTCGATGTGTTGTTCATCCTCGCCATCGCCGTTGCGCTGCTGGTGACGCTCGTCGCCGGGCCGATGATTTCGCTGCTGTTCGGGGCGGAGTACCAGAACTCCGCCTCAATTCTCACCATCCATATCTGGGCGGGCGTGTTCATCTTCATGCGCGCAGCGTTCAGCCGCTGGATTCTGATCGAGGGCGCGCTGATGTTCTCGCTGATCACACAGGGCCTGGGCGCGCTGGCCAACATTGGTCTGAACATGCTGTTGATCCCGCATTACGGCGGAGAGGGAGCGGCCATGGCGACGCTGATTTCCTATGCGGTGGCCTCCTACGCGGCGCTGCTGGTGCACAAGAAAACCCGGCCCGTGTTCTTCATGATGACCAAATCCATATTCAGTCCTTTTCGTTATGCGTTCAGCGCCGTAGGAGCCTCCCGATGA
- a CDS encoding ArsR/SmtB family transcription factor: protein MAHMADLDIETLRRSAADACGLLKVLGNPDRLLLLCQLTQGEHCVGDLASATGIVQPTLSQQLTVLRHNGLVSTRREGKQVHYSIASQQAMEVMQVLYRLYCQHPEREEPST, encoded by the coding sequence ATGGCCCACATGGCAGATCTCGATATCGAAACGCTTCGTCGCAGTGCCGCGGACGCCTGCGGCTTGCTGAAAGTGCTCGGCAACCCTGACCGCCTGTTGTTGCTCTGCCAGCTGACCCAGGGCGAGCACTGCGTGGGTGACCTCGCCAGTGCGACGGGCATTGTGCAGCCGACCCTGTCGCAGCAGCTCACGGTGCTGCGCCATAACGGCTTGGTCAGCACCCGACGCGAGGGCAAGCAAGTGCATTACAGCATCGCCAGCCAACAAGCGATGGAGGTTATGCAGGTGCTCTACCGGCTTTACTGTCAGCATCCCGAACGCGAGGAACCCTCGACATGA
- a CDS encoding c-type cytochrome: MKRVVAAVALLAALAGTGAFVLVSLGLVSIGASSGHWKATGWVLHYAMRRAVSTQSMGIKVPPLDDPALVLKGAGHYHTSCLACHGAPGEERSLIVQQMTPEPPFLPPRIEHWEPQELFWIVKNGVKFTAMPAWPAQQRDDEVWALVAFLQAMSNMSPKRYRQLALGGQVDQPAKPVTPDHLRPLQDPLGPVLANCSRCHAEDGGGRGEGAFPRLAGQNEAYLLGALQAYASGKRHSGIMQPIAVRLEPDVRKALAQHYAELPPVSRTDAPEPLPDSLAQGRSLAERGVRERGIPSCVHCHGPKESPRNSMYPNIAGQYAPYLKLQLELFTSGKRGGTEYAHIMHSAAQRLTPEQMQALADYYASLPAEETAARGKPALTLNRREPIRPEPSAQDASNQQQR, translated from the coding sequence TTGAAGCGCGTCGTAGCGGCCGTTGCGCTGCTGGCTGCGTTGGCGGGCACGGGGGCGTTTGTGCTGGTTTCGCTGGGGCTGGTCTCGATCGGAGCCAGCTCGGGTCATTGGAAGGCAACCGGCTGGGTGCTGCATTACGCCATGCGTCGTGCGGTGAGCACGCAGTCGATGGGCATCAAGGTGCCGCCTCTGGACGATCCGGCGCTGGTGCTCAAGGGCGCCGGGCACTATCACACCAGCTGCCTGGCCTGCCATGGCGCCCCGGGTGAGGAGCGCTCGCTGATCGTTCAGCAGATGACGCCCGAGCCGCCATTCCTCCCGCCGCGCATCGAACACTGGGAGCCGCAGGAGCTGTTCTGGATTGTGAAGAATGGCGTGAAATTCACCGCCATGCCGGCCTGGCCCGCGCAGCAGAGGGACGATGAGGTCTGGGCCCTGGTGGCATTCCTCCAGGCGATGTCGAACATGTCGCCCAAGCGCTACAGGCAACTGGCGCTGGGTGGGCAAGTCGACCAGCCCGCCAAACCGGTAACCCCCGATCATCTGCGCCCGCTGCAGGATCCGCTCGGTCCGGTGTTGGCCAACTGCAGCCGCTGTCATGCCGAAGACGGCGGCGGCCGGGGCGAAGGCGCGTTCCCCCGATTGGCCGGGCAGAACGAGGCATATCTGCTCGGTGCGCTGCAGGCCTATGCGAGTGGCAAACGCCACAGCGGAATCATGCAGCCAATCGCTGTGCGCCTGGAGCCGGACGTGCGCAAAGCGCTGGCGCAGCATTACGCTGAATTGCCGCCTGTCAGCCGAACGGACGCCCCGGAACCGCTACCCGACAGTCTTGCCCAGGGCCGGTCGCTGGCCGAGCGCGGCGTGCGTGAACGCGGCATCCCGTCCTGCGTGCATTGCCATGGGCCCAAGGAGAGCCCTCGCAATTCGATGTACCCGAACATTGCCGGCCAGTACGCGCCCTATCTGAAGTTGCAATTGGAGCTGTTCACGTCCGGTAAGCGTGGCGGTACGGAGTACGCCCATATCATGCACAGCGCCGCGCAGCGGCTCACGCCGGAGCAGATGCAGGCACTGGCCGATTACTACGCGTCGTTACCGGCAGAGGAAACCGCGGCACGTGGTAAGCCTGCGCTGACACTAAACAGGCGAGAGCCCATCCGCCCCGAGCCCTCGGCGCAGGACGCTTCAAACCAACAGCAGAGGTAA
- a CDS encoding YeeE/YedE family protein, translated as MTIDWVHFTPWSSLAGGALIGLAATLFILLSGRIAGISGVIGGLMRPGKGDVLWRVAFITGLVIAPVLFQAAFEQPDIDVEASTLTLIAAGVLVGIGTRYGSGCTSGHGVCGLSRRSPRSLVATAAFMASGFLTVFVIRHLLG; from the coding sequence ATGACGATTGACTGGGTACATTTCACACCGTGGTCCTCGCTCGCCGGGGGCGCGCTGATCGGTCTTGCTGCGACCTTGTTTATTCTGTTGAGCGGAAGAATCGCGGGCATTAGCGGCGTGATCGGCGGCTTGATGCGGCCAGGCAAAGGCGATGTGCTCTGGCGTGTTGCCTTCATTACCGGGCTGGTGATCGCGCCGGTGCTGTTTCAGGCCGCGTTCGAGCAACCAGACATCGACGTAGAGGCGAGCACCTTGACGCTAATCGCGGCTGGTGTGTTGGTCGGGATCGGCACGCGGTATGGCTCCGGTTGTACGAGCGGGCATGGCGTCTGCGGGTTGTCGCGACGGTCGCCGCGCTCGCTGGTCGCGACGGCCGCCTTCATGGCCAGCGGCTTTCTGACCGTGTTCGTCATCCGCCACCTGCTGGGCTGA
- a CDS encoding polysaccharide pyruvyl transferase family protein, whose protein sequence is MIIEIRKAGFVNKGAELMLHAALQKLRTRYPDATFVMAPTPKKAEQPFRKLVQLGFYPKAWLWRYGIQWGTLANFAPRPLREMYGVVLDKEVDVVIDAAGFAYSDQWGEDPCAELAQSTKRWHKNGTRVILMPQALGPFKSEKNRAAMKTVVDNVDLIFPRERVSYEHLTELVGKQAKIKQSPDFTNLITGVLPPGFDTEQNRFCIVPNCRMLDKTDQKTRDAYLPFLISCTRYLLEKGAKPFVLVHEGKDDQRLADELSAAVGGIPIVKESGALEIKGILGACSGTLGSRFHGLVSALSQGVPALATGWSHKYQMLFEDYGFPEGLVQVTTDEAEIKRKIDLVTDEAERIKTMIQARTDQLKQQSEQMWQQVFAVIDQCERAQQPQHHTAGAA, encoded by the coding sequence ATGATTATCGAGATCAGAAAGGCAGGCTTCGTCAATAAAGGCGCAGAGCTGATGTTGCACGCAGCGTTGCAGAAGCTGAGGACCCGGTATCCCGACGCTACCTTCGTCATGGCCCCGACCCCGAAAAAAGCCGAGCAGCCGTTCCGCAAGCTGGTCCAGCTGGGTTTCTATCCCAAGGCCTGGCTCTGGCGCTACGGCATCCAGTGGGGCACGCTGGCCAACTTCGCGCCACGTCCGCTGCGTGAGATGTACGGCGTGGTGCTGGATAAGGAAGTCGATGTGGTCATCGACGCGGCGGGCTTCGCCTATAGCGATCAGTGGGGCGAGGATCCTTGTGCTGAGTTGGCACAGTCAACCAAGCGCTGGCACAAGAACGGCACCCGGGTGATCCTGATGCCACAAGCGCTTGGGCCGTTCAAATCGGAGAAAAACCGGGCGGCAATGAAAACGGTGGTCGATAACGTCGACCTGATTTTCCCGCGCGAGCGCGTGTCCTACGAGCACCTCACCGAGCTGGTGGGCAAGCAGGCCAAGATCAAGCAATCACCGGACTTCACCAACCTCATCACCGGTGTGCTGCCGCCGGGGTTCGATACCGAGCAGAACCGTTTCTGCATCGTCCCCAACTGCCGGATGCTCGACAAGACCGACCAGAAGACCCGCGACGCCTACCTCCCCTTCCTGATTAGCTGCACACGCTACCTGCTGGAAAAGGGCGCCAAGCCCTTCGTGCTGGTGCATGAAGGCAAGGACGATCAGCGCCTGGCTGACGAACTGTCCGCGGCGGTGGGCGGCATCCCGATCGTCAAGGAGAGCGGTGCACTGGAAATCAAGGGCATCCTCGGCGCCTGCAGCGGCACCCTGGGCAGTCGTTTCCACGGGTTGGTCAGCGCGCTGTCCCAGGGCGTGCCAGCCTTGGCCACGGGCTGGAGCCACAAGTATCAGATGCTCTTCGAAGACTACGGCTTCCCGGAAGGACTGGTTCAGGTCACCACCGATGAGGCGGAAATCAAGCGCAAGATCGATCTGGTGACTGACGAAGCCGAGCGGATCAAGACGATGATCCAGGCCCGCACCGATCAGCTCAAGCAACAGTCCGAGCAGATGTGGCAGCAGGTGTTCGCCGTGATCGATCAGTGCGAGCGTGCTCAACAGCCGCAACACCACACCGCCGGCGCAGCCTGA
- a CDS encoding DedA family protein, with the protein MFDKIVEVVSAFGYLGVFLLMLLENIFPPIPSELIMPLAGFVAARGDLNFIGVILVGTAGSVVGALPWYYAGAKLGQERMKRLAKRWGHWLTLSPEDVDKASDWFDRHGKGAVFFGRLIPAVRTLISVPAGIAGMSMTKFLIYSTLGSLIWTALLALAGFVLESQYEKVSQYLDPVSTGVVVLMVLYYLYRLIRQRFAGKKH; encoded by the coding sequence ATGTTCGACAAGATCGTGGAAGTGGTTTCGGCATTTGGCTATCTCGGCGTGTTCTTGCTGATGTTGCTGGAAAACATCTTCCCGCCGATTCCCTCGGAGCTGATCATGCCGTTGGCGGGCTTCGTCGCGGCGCGAGGCGATTTGAATTTCATCGGAGTGATTCTGGTCGGCACGGCCGGCTCAGTGGTCGGTGCACTGCCGTGGTATTACGCCGGCGCCAAGCTCGGCCAAGAGCGCATGAAACGGCTGGCCAAACGTTGGGGGCACTGGCTGACGCTGTCGCCAGAGGACGTCGACAAGGCCAGCGACTGGTTCGATCGGCACGGTAAGGGGGCGGTGTTCTTTGGTCGCCTGATCCCGGCGGTGCGCACCCTGATTTCGGTGCCCGCGGGTATCGCCGGCATGTCGATGACTAAGTTCCTGATCTATTCGACGCTGGGTTCGCTGATCTGGACGGCGCTGCTGGCGCTGGCCGGTTTCGTCCTCGAGTCCCAGTACGAGAAGGTCTCGCAGTACCTTGATCCCGTATCCACCGGCGTTGTGGTGTTGATGGTGCTCTATTACCTGTACCGGCTGATTCGTCAGCGTTTCGCCGGTAAGAAACACTAA
- a CDS encoding nitroreductase family protein, giving the protein MSLKSLARALPEPVKNLIKATRDNTGLALVRLFSANGFLSSLYYCLISREFDREHRAVLLGRLQFARLMRGKGENDAFLRRNVHRLEKGLIMRPRRATFAEDYIGPTVRCFADAAQAGVASGQQRWANDVLTDYFSAVGSTPRIDSAKQAFTSAQQLDESSRCVPYPHSELPPCPVSYDELMVLFRRRRSVRWYQDKPVSNELIEQAVKAAALAPSACNRQPFRFYVSNDPAKAADVAQCAGGTAGFHDNLPCVIAVVGDLGCYPEARDRHVVYIDGSLAAMQLMLALESLGLSSCSINWPDVEEKERKLAKKLGLAYHERTVMLLAVGYADPTGGIPYSDKKTADDLIVFN; this is encoded by the coding sequence ATGAGCCTCAAGTCCCTCGCCAGAGCCCTGCCTGAGCCGGTCAAGAATCTGATCAAGGCCACCCGGGACAACACCGGGCTGGCCCTGGTCCGGCTGTTTTCCGCCAATGGCTTCCTGTCGTCCCTTTATTACTGCCTGATCAGCCGCGAGTTCGACCGCGAGCACCGCGCGGTGCTGCTGGGGCGGCTGCAATTTGCGCGGCTGATGCGTGGCAAAGGCGAGAATGACGCCTTCCTGCGGCGCAACGTACACCGCTTGGAAAAAGGGCTGATCATGCGCCCGCGTCGCGCGACCTTCGCCGAAGACTACATCGGCCCGACCGTTCGCTGCTTCGCGGATGCAGCCCAGGCCGGTGTCGCCAGTGGCCAGCAGCGCTGGGCCAATGATGTGCTCACCGATTATTTTTCAGCAGTCGGCAGCACGCCGCGTATCGACTCGGCCAAACAGGCCTTCACCAGCGCGCAGCAGCTCGACGAATCCAGCCGGTGCGTCCCCTACCCGCACAGCGAATTGCCGCCCTGCCCGGTCAGCTATGACGAGCTGATGGTGCTGTTTCGCCGTCGCCGCTCGGTGCGCTGGTATCAGGACAAACCGGTGAGCAACGAGCTGATCGAACAAGCGGTCAAGGCGGCTGCCCTGGCCCCCTCGGCCTGCAATCGTCAGCCATTTCGCTTCTATGTCAGCAACGACCCCGCCAAAGCAGCCGACGTCGCGCAGTGCGCCGGCGGCACGGCCGGCTTTCATGACAATCTGCCCTGCGTGATTGCGGTGGTGGGCGACCTGGGTTGCTACCCCGAGGCGCGGGATCGTCACGTGGTTTATATCGACGGCTCGCTCGCCGCCATGCAGTTGATGCTGGCGCTGGAAAGCCTGGGCCTGTCCAGCTGCTCGATCAACTGGCCGGACGTGGAAGAAAAAGAACGCAAACTGGCAAAAAAACTGGGCCTGGCCTACCACGAGCGCACCGTGATGCTGCTGGCGGTGGGCTATGCCGACCCAACGGGAGGGATTCCTTATTCGGACAAGAAGACCGCAGACGACTTGATTGTATTCAACTGA